A single window of Brevundimonas vitisensis DNA harbors:
- the pgi gene encoding glucose-6-phosphate isomerase, which translates to MSDPVLDRAQAWSAFDAAAAASASALIVEQFAADPDRLARLSLEAAGLYLDLSKQSWTREGFEACLTLAQASGLVERRAALFGGEAVNETEGRAVLHTALRAPDGADDHALGEPVSAEVEAVRAEMKAYAEAVRSGAATGATGQRFEAIVHVGIGGSDLGPRLVWDALKPLDPTIDLRFVANIDPRDMAEALTGLDPETTLVVVVSKTFTTQETLANAEAAKAWLAAGLSGQSIAAHFIGVTAAPEKAAAFGCGRTFAFRDWVGGRYSLWSAVSLSCAVALGWEAFQGLLDGAAAMDRHFAEAPLERNAPVLMALAQVWNVDGLGRSARTVAPYAHALRRLPSFLQQLEMESNGKRVHRDGTPVTRQTCPVVFGEPGTNGQHAFFQQIHQGPQTVPAEFVIVARTHGEATESPLWANALAQGQALMLGKTADQARSEMLAAGTEAAEADRLAPHRAFPGNRPSTAIVMDRLTPQALGALLALYEHKTFVEGVIWDINSFDQWGVELGKVLAKAILTDVAAGGPSQTLDPSTGALMSRLMGPSGD; encoded by the coding sequence ATGTCCGATCCCGTTCTCGACCGCGCCCAGGCCTGGTCGGCCTTCGATGCTGCCGCAGCCGCCTCGGCGTCGGCCCTGATCGTGGAACAGTTCGCCGCCGACCCCGACCGCCTGGCGCGCCTCAGTCTGGAGGCGGCGGGCCTGTATCTGGACCTGTCGAAGCAGAGCTGGACGCGCGAGGGCTTCGAGGCCTGCCTGACCCTGGCCCAGGCGTCCGGTCTGGTCGAGCGGCGCGCCGCTCTGTTCGGGGGCGAGGCGGTCAATGAAACGGAGGGGCGGGCCGTCCTGCACACGGCGCTGCGCGCGCCCGACGGGGCGGACGACCATGCGCTGGGCGAGCCGGTGTCGGCCGAGGTCGAGGCCGTGCGGGCCGAGATGAAAGCCTATGCCGAGGCTGTGCGATCCGGCGCGGCGACCGGGGCGACGGGCCAGCGGTTCGAGGCCATCGTCCATGTCGGCATCGGGGGATCGGACCTGGGGCCCCGGTTGGTCTGGGACGCTCTGAAGCCGCTGGATCCGACCATCGACCTGCGGTTCGTGGCCAATATCGATCCGCGCGACATGGCCGAAGCCCTGACCGGGCTTGATCCCGAGACGACCCTGGTCGTGGTGGTGTCCAAGACCTTCACCACCCAGGAAACCCTGGCCAATGCCGAGGCGGCCAAGGCCTGGCTGGCGGCAGGGCTGTCCGGCCAAAGCATTGCGGCCCATTTCATCGGGGTGACGGCGGCACCGGAAAAGGCGGCGGCCTTCGGCTGCGGCCGCACCTTTGCGTTCCGCGACTGGGTGGGTGGGCGCTATTCGTTGTGGTCGGCGGTCAGCCTGTCCTGTGCCGTGGCCCTGGGTTGGGAGGCGTTCCAGGGTCTGCTGGACGGGGCGGCGGCGATGGACCGCCACTTCGCCGAAGCGCCGCTGGAGCGGAACGCCCCGGTGCTGATGGCCCTGGCCCAGGTGTGGAATGTCGATGGCCTCGGCCGCAGTGCCCGCACCGTGGCCCCCTATGCTCATGCCCTGCGCCGCCTGCCGTCCTTCCTGCAGCAGCTGGAGATGGAATCGAACGGCAAGCGGGTGCACCGGGACGGCACGCCGGTAACGCGCCAGACCTGTCCCGTCGTGTTCGGAGAGCCGGGCACCAATGGCCAGCACGCCTTCTTCCAGCAGATCCACCAGGGGCCGCAGACCGTCCCGGCCGAGTTCGTGATCGTGGCTCGGACCCATGGCGAGGCGACGGAGTCGCCGCTGTGGGCCAATGCCCTGGCCCAGGGTCAGGCCCTGATGCTGGGCAAGACGGCCGACCAGGCCCGTAGCGAAATGCTGGCCGCCGGAACAGAGGCCGCCGAGGCGGACCGGCTGGCCCCGCACCGCGCCTTTCCCGGCAACCGTCCGTCGACCGCCATCGTCATGGACCGGCTGACGCCGCAGGCCCTGGGGGCTCTCCTGGCCCTCTATGAGCACAAGACTTTCGTGGAGGGCGTGATCTGGGACATCAACAGCTTCGACCAGTGGGGGGTCGAGCTGGGCAAGGTCCTGGCCAAGGCGATCCTGACCGATGTGGCGGCGGGCGGCCCGTCGCAGACCTTGGACCCCTCGACCGGTGCGCTCATGTCCCGCCTGATGGGTCCGTCTGGCGACTGA
- a CDS encoding helix-turn-helix domain-containing protein, translating to MAGGPRAGTGLDAFVGARIALRRSALGLSQTALATRLGISFQQVQKYERGTNRISASRLHAVADVLGMPITAFFPQTEGANSQDTIDPDWPAGLRFMSATAEGQAVAASFPLITDRALRQAVATIVQALAAPAS from the coding sequence ATGGCGGGTGGACCGCGCGCAGGGACGGGACTGGATGCCTTTGTGGGCGCTCGGATTGCCCTGCGTCGCTCTGCGCTGGGCCTGTCCCAGACGGCGCTGGCCACAAGGCTGGGCATCAGCTTTCAGCAGGTGCAGAAGTACGAACGCGGCACCAACCGCATTTCAGCGTCCCGCCTGCATGCGGTGGCAGACGTTCTGGGCATGCCGATCACCGCCTTCTTCCCCCAGACGGAAGGCGCGAATTCGCAGGACACGATCGACCCCGACTGGCCCGCCGGGTTGCGGTTCATGTCGGCCACGGCCGAAGGACAGGCGGTGGCGGCCAGTTTCCCCCTGATTACCGATCGTGCGCTCAGGCAGGCGGTCGCCACGATCGTTCAGGCCCTGGCGGCGCCGGCCTCCTGA
- the polA gene encoding DNA polymerase I, producing the protein MTDAEAQTTERALTQDGPPLRLWMIDASAYIFRAYHALPPLTRKSDGLPVGAVQGYCNMLWKLLRDMKGEDGPTHLVAIFDHSEKTFRNTLYDQYKAHRPPPPEDLVPQFALVREATAAFGVHCVELPGYEADDLIATYACKARDAGGEAVIVSSDKDLMQLIGGGVVMWDPMKDRVLAEDAVMEKFGVTPDKMVDLQALIGDSVDNVPGAPGIGPKTAAQLLDEYGDLDTLLARAGEIKQPKRRQTLIDFADQIRLSRELVRLTCDAPAPEAIDDFAVRDPDPATLSAFLELMEFRSLARRVGDGKAPAKEGSAFAPKVMSAPVLTPRYAPTAPAVPVEAQPFDHEAYACIQTLEALDAFLARATEAGVVGFDTETDALSATHAGLCGVSLAIGPNDACYIPLTHEHPPLAGAGGLDFGDTPDTREPLTQLDKPTTLARLKTLLENPAVLKVTQNGKYDLAVMARRGIRVSPIEDTMLISYVLEGGLHGHGMDELSRLHLGHDPIPFKQVAGTGKAQKSFKHVELKPATAYAAEDADVTLRLWQILKPRLAEEGLLNVYETLERGMPAVLADMELAGIRVDPNRLQSLSTEFGMRMAELEAQAHQIAGRPFNIGSPRQIGDILFGELDLPGGKKTASGQWETGAATLETLAPTHALPRVLLDWRQLSKLKGTYTDALIQAADPATDRVHTSYQLAAATTGRLASSDPNLQNIPIRTETGRQIRQAFIAAPGHVLISADYSQIELRLLAHIGDIPELKRAFKAGIDIHTATASEMFGVPVDQMDPETRRRAKAINFGIVYGISAFGLANQLSIDQGEAGAYIKIYFERFPGIRAYMDATRAEVRANGFVSTVFGRKIHIPAIHSKSGAERQFGERAAINAPIQGAAADIIRRAMIRMPGALTDAGLSTRMLLQVHDELVFEAPEAEADRAIAVIKRTMESAAEPAVALTVPLVVEARAAANWDEAH; encoded by the coding sequence ATGACCGATGCCGAAGCCCAAACCACCGAACGCGCCCTGACCCAGGACGGGCCGCCCCTGCGTCTGTGGATGATCGACGCTTCGGCCTATATCTTTCGCGCCTATCACGCCCTGCCGCCCCTGACGCGCAAGTCGGACGGCCTGCCGGTCGGCGCGGTCCAGGGTTATTGCAACATGCTTTGGAAGCTGTTGCGGGACATGAAGGGCGAGGACGGCCCGACCCATCTGGTGGCCATTTTCGACCATTCGGAAAAGACGTTCCGCAACACCCTGTACGACCAGTACAAGGCGCACCGGCCGCCGCCGCCGGAGGATCTGGTGCCGCAGTTCGCCCTGGTGCGCGAGGCCACGGCGGCTTTCGGCGTCCATTGCGTGGAGCTGCCCGGGTATGAGGCCGACGACCTGATCGCCACCTATGCCTGCAAGGCGCGCGACGCGGGCGGCGAGGCGGTGATCGTCAGCTCCGACAAGGACCTGATGCAGCTGATCGGCGGCGGGGTCGTCATGTGGGATCCGATGAAGGACAGGGTCCTGGCCGAGGACGCCGTGATGGAAAAGTTCGGCGTGACGCCGGACAAGATGGTCGATCTGCAGGCCCTGATCGGCGACAGCGTCGACAACGTCCCCGGTGCCCCCGGCATCGGGCCCAAGACCGCGGCACAGCTTCTGGATGAATACGGCGACCTCGATACGCTGCTGGCCCGTGCAGGCGAGATCAAACAGCCCAAGCGTCGCCAGACACTGATCGACTTTGCCGATCAGATCCGGCTGAGCCGCGAGCTGGTCCGCCTGACCTGCGATGCGCCCGCGCCCGAGGCCATCGACGATTTCGCCGTGCGCGATCCCGATCCGGCGACCCTGTCGGCCTTTCTGGAGCTGATGGAGTTCCGCTCCCTGGCGCGGCGGGTCGGCGACGGCAAGGCACCGGCCAAGGAGGGCTCGGCCTTTGCGCCCAAGGTGATGAGCGCGCCGGTCCTGACGCCCCGCTATGCGCCCACGGCCCCGGCGGTCCCGGTCGAGGCCCAGCCGTTCGACCACGAGGCCTATGCCTGTATCCAGACGCTGGAGGCGCTGGACGCCTTCCTCGCGCGGGCGACCGAGGCGGGGGTGGTCGGGTTCGACACCGAGACGGACGCCCTGTCGGCCACCCATGCGGGGCTGTGCGGGGTGTCGCTGGCCATCGGGCCGAACGATGCCTGCTATATTCCGCTGACGCATGAGCATCCGCCGCTGGCGGGGGCAGGGGGGCTGGATTTCGGCGACACGCCGGACACGCGCGAGCCCCTGACCCAGCTGGACAAGCCCACAACCCTGGCGCGGCTGAAGACCCTGCTGGAGAATCCGGCGGTCCTGAAGGTCACCCAGAACGGCAAGTACGACCTGGCCGTCATGGCCCGGCGCGGCATCCGCGTGTCCCCGATCGAGGACACCATGCTGATCTCCTATGTGCTGGAGGGCGGGCTGCACGGTCACGGCATGGACGAGCTGAGCCGCCTGCACCTGGGACACGATCCGATCCCGTTCAAACAGGTCGCCGGCACGGGCAAGGCGCAGAAAAGCTTCAAACACGTCGAGCTGAAACCGGCCACCGCCTATGCCGCCGAGGACGCCGACGTCACCCTGCGCCTGTGGCAGATCCTGAAACCCCGGCTGGCCGAGGAAGGCCTGCTGAACGTCTATGAGACGCTGGAGCGGGGCATGCCCGCCGTCCTGGCCGACATGGAGCTGGCCGGTATCCGCGTCGATCCCAACCGGCTGCAGAGCCTGTCGACCGAGTTCGGGATGCGGATGGCCGAGTTGGAGGCCCAGGCCCACCAGATCGCCGGCCGCCCCTTCAACATCGGCAGCCCCCGCCAGATCGGCGACATCCTGTTCGGCGAACTGGACCTGCCCGGCGGCAAGAAGACCGCCAGCGGCCAGTGGGAGACCGGCGCCGCCACGCTGGAGACCCTGGCCCCCACACACGCCCTGCCCCGTGTCCTGCTGGACTGGCGCCAGCTGTCCAAGCTGAAGGGCACCTATACCGACGCCCTGATCCAGGCCGCCGACCCCGCGACCGACCGCGTCCACACCAGCTATCAACTGGCCGCCGCCACCACCGGCCGCCTGGCCAGCAGCGACCCCAACCTTCAGAATATCCCCATACGGACCGAGACCGGCCGCCAGATCCGCCAGGCCTTCATCGCCGCCCCCGGCCATGTCCTGATCAGCGCCGACTATTCCCAGATCGAGCTGCGCCTTCTGGCCCACATCGGCGACATCCCCGAGCTGAAGCGCGCCTTCAAGGCCGGCATCGACATCCACACCGCCACGGCCAGCGAGATGTTCGGCGTCCCCGTCGACCAGATGGACCCCGAGACCCGCCGCCGCGCCAAGGCGATCAATTTCGGCATCGTCTATGGCATCAGCGCCTTTGGCCTAGCCAACCAGCTGTCGATCGATCAGGGCGAGGCCGGGGCCTATATCAAGATTTATTTCGAGCGCTTCCCCGGCATCCGCGCCTATATGGACGCCACCCGGGCCGAGGTGCGGGCCAACGGCTTCGTCTCGACCGTCTTCGGGCGAAAGATCCACATCCCCGCCATCCATTCCAAATCGGGAGCCGAGCGCCAGTTCGGCGAACGCGCCGCCATCAATGCCCCGATCCAGGGTGCCGCCGCCGACATCATCCGCCGCGCCATGATCCGCATGCCGGGCGCCCTGACGGACGCCGGCCTCTCAACCCGGATGCTGCTCCAGGTCCACGACGAACTGGTCTTCGAGGCCCCGGAGGCCGAAGCCGACCGCGCCATCGCCGTGATCAAACGGACGATGGAAAGCGCGGCCGAACCCGCCGTGGCCCTGACCGTGCCCCTGGTGGTGGAGGCGCGGGCGGCGGCGAACTGGGACGAGGCGCATTGA
- a CDS encoding BaiN/RdsA family NAD(P)/FAD-dependent oxidoreductase, translated as MSAVDVLIVGAGAAGMMCALEAGRRGRSVRVVDHARSPGEKIRISGGGRCNFTNLGTGPGNFLGENPRFATSALRRFTQHDFVKRVDRAGIAWHEKTLGQLFCDDSAKQIVRMLTDDMRAAGAVLSLGVSVTSVQRAGAGFEVALSDGSRVTCASLIVATGGKSIPKMGATGWAYDIARQFGLRVTETRPALVPLTFETGLLEQTKDLAGVAVEAVVGVADAPQNSASSSPKGGRPTFREAMLFTHRGLSGPAILQISSYWREGEAITLSMAPGTDIHAGLKTAKEENGKQMVHTALGHIVPRRLAENVCAREGVRGKLAEVGDKTLRRLDAAVNAWTVKPVGSEGYRTAEVTLGGVDTAALDQQTMMATTVPGLFFIGEAVDVTGWLGGYNFQWAWSSGWAAGQAC; from the coding sequence ATGAGCGCCGTCGACGTCCTGATCGTCGGTGCCGGTGCGGCGGGGATGATGTGTGCGCTGGAGGCGGGGCGGCGGGGGCGGTCGGTGCGGGTGGTGGACCATGCCCGCAGCCCCGGCGAGAAGATCCGCATCTCGGGCGGGGGGCGCTGCAACTTCACCAATCTGGGGACGGGGCCGGGCAATTTCCTGGGCGAGAACCCGCGCTTTGCCACCTCGGCCCTGAGGCGGTTCACCCAGCACGACTTCGTCAAACGGGTGGATCGGGCGGGCATCGCCTGGCACGAAAAGACCCTGGGCCAGCTGTTCTGCGACGACAGCGCCAAACAGATCGTGCGGATGCTGACAGACGACATGCGGGCGGCTGGGGCGGTGCTGTCGCTGGGCGTGTCGGTGACGAGCGTGCAGCGGGCCGGGGCGGGGTTCGAGGTCGCGCTGTCGGACGGCAGCCGGGTGACCTGTGCCTCGCTGATCGTGGCGACGGGCGGCAAGTCCATCCCGAAGATGGGGGCGACGGGCTGGGCCTATGACATCGCGCGTCAGTTCGGGCTGCGGGTCACCGAGACCCGCCCGGCCCTGGTGCCTCTGACGTTCGAGACCGGCCTGCTGGAGCAGACCAAGGACCTGGCCGGGGTGGCGGTCGAGGCGGTGGTCGGGGTGGCGGACGCCCCCCAGAATTCGGCCTCAAGTAGCCCGAAGGGCGGTAGGCCCACTTTCAGAGAGGCCATGCTCTTTACGCACCGCGGCCTGAGCGGTCCGGCGATCCTGCAGATCAGTTCCTATTGGCGCGAGGGGGAGGCGATCACCCTGTCCATGGCACCGGGCACCGACATCCATGCCGGGCTGAAGACCGCCAAGGAGGAAAACGGCAAGCAGATGGTGCATACGGCGCTGGGCCATATCGTGCCGCGCCGCCTGGCCGAAAACGTCTGTGCGCGCGAGGGCGTGCGGGGCAAGCTGGCCGAGGTGGGCGACAAGACCCTGCGCCGCCTGGACGCGGCGGTGAACGCCTGGACCGTCAAGCCCGTGGGGTCGGAAGGCTATCGCACGGCCGAGGTGACCCTGGGCGGGGTCGATACGGCGGCGCTGGACCAGCAGACGATGATGGCGACGACGGTGCCGGGCCTGTTCTTTATCGGCGAGGCCGTGGACGTGACCGGCTGGCTAGGCGGCTATAATTTCCAGTGGGCCTGGTCTTCGGGCTGGGCGGCGGGACAGGCCTGCTGA
- the tsaB gene encoding tRNA (adenosine(37)-N6)-threonylcarbamoyltransferase complex dimerization subunit type 1 TsaB, which produces MRGLAIDTALGLCSVVVFDDQGVIASRQEPMTKGHSERLAGLVRDVVAEAGQGFGALSRIGVVVGPGSFTGLRVGLAFALGLGAALDRPVIGLSALDALAASAPESARDDRVALIDARRGQVYARFWSGGTATGPAEALSVETAQDRVRALAGTPWLIGSGAGLIQDDRVDTGVMALAGPSAEALAHLTRQADPALCPARPLYLRAPDATPPTRLPGQARTERA; this is translated from the coding sequence ATGAGGGGCCTGGCTATAGACACGGCTCTGGGCCTTTGCAGCGTGGTCGTGTTCGACGACCAGGGCGTGATCGCCTCTCGCCAGGAGCCCATGACCAAGGGCCATTCGGAACGGCTGGCCGGTCTGGTCCGCGATGTCGTCGCCGAGGCAGGCCAGGGCTTCGGAGCCCTGTCCAGGATCGGTGTGGTCGTGGGGCCGGGCTCCTTCACCGGCTTGAGGGTCGGTCTTGCCTTTGCCCTGGGTCTGGGGGCGGCGCTGGACCGTCCCGTGATCGGATTGTCGGCGTTGGACGCCCTGGCGGCCTCGGCACCGGAGAGCGCGCGCGATGACCGGGTCGCCTTGATCGACGCCCGCCGGGGGCAGGTCTATGCCCGGTTTTGGTCCGGCGGTACGGCGACGGGCCCGGCCGAGGCCTTGTCCGTCGAGACGGCCCAGGATCGCGTTCGGGCTTTGGCGGGCACCCCCTGGCTCATCGGATCAGGAGCAGGCCTGATCCAGGACGACCGAGTGGACACCGGCGTCATGGCTCTTGCCGGACCCTCGGCCGAGGCCCTGGCCCATCTGACCCGACAGGCCGATCCGGCGCTCTGCCCCGCCCGGCCCCTTTATCTGCGCGCGCCCGACGCCACCCCGCCGACCCGCCTGCCCGGCCAGGCCCGCACGGAGCGGGCATGA
- a CDS encoding helix-turn-helix domain-containing protein codes for MPRFETDPEIRALGEALALLRRERGLSQAEAGRRAGMTSQGWGLYESGRRPGLFRPDVQRRLVAALDASPEDLALARSRQQAAPERPTPMLGLNASGRTFLPAPGGVRRLQLSNDDLAPWAASGVVLEFDPQQWPRRDQGCVIETVDGTVLVRLYEGADSQTLTVRGGEGGLGVVARIARSDIRTVSAVTARLER; via the coding sequence ATGCCGCGTTTCGAGACCGATCCGGAAATTCGCGCCCTGGGTGAGGCCCTGGCCTTGCTGCGCCGTGAACGGGGCCTGAGCCAGGCGGAGGCGGGCCGACGGGCGGGAATGACCAGCCAGGGCTGGGGCCTGTACGAGTCCGGTCGCCGTCCGGGTCTGTTCCGCCCGGATGTCCAGCGTCGGCTGGTCGCTGCCCTGGACGCCTCGCCCGAAGACCTGGCCTTGGCGCGATCCCGGCAGCAGGCGGCGCCGGAACGGCCCACGCCCATGCTCGGCCTGAATGCCTCTGGTAGAACGTTCCTGCCCGCCCCCGGCGGCGTGCGGCGGCTGCAGTTATCGAATGACGATCTGGCCCCCTGGGCCGCGTCTGGCGTCGTGCTGGAGTTCGACCCGCAGCAATGGCCGCGCCGGGATCAGGGATGCGTGATCGAAACCGTGGACGGCACCGTCCTGGTCCGGCTGTATGAGGGTGCCGATTCCCAGACCCTGACGGTCAGGGGCGGGGAAGGTGGCCTGGGGGTCGTCGCCCGGATCGCGCGATCGGACATTCGCACCGTATCGGCGGTGACGGCCAGGCTGGAACGATAG
- a CDS encoding Fur family transcriptional regulator yields the protein MDRIEKLCAERGMRMTEQRRVIARVLSSAEDHPDVEELYRRASAIDPHISIATVYRTVRLFEEAGVVEKHDFGDGRSRYEEAGDDHHDHLIDTRTGEVIEFFDAEIERLKTEIAERLGFQLVGHKLELYGTAVEGAEPSKREGLIFKRHAARVDVSEL from the coding sequence ATGGACCGGATCGAGAAACTTTGCGCCGAACGCGGCATGCGCATGACCGAACAGCGGCGCGTGATCGCGCGCGTGCTGTCGTCCGCCGAGGATCATCCGGACGTCGAGGAACTGTATCGCCGCGCCTCGGCCATCGACCCGCACATTTCCATCGCCACCGTCTATCGCACCGTTCGCCTATTCGAAGAGGCCGGGGTGGTCGAGAAGCATGACTTCGGCGACGGGCGCAGCCGCTATGAAGAGGCCGGCGACGATCACCACGATCACCTGATCGACACCCGTACCGGCGAGGTGATCGAATTCTTCGATGCCGAGATCGAGCGGCTGAAGACCGAGATCGCCGAACGTCTGGGCTTCCAGCTGGTGGGTCACAAGCTGGAACTGTACGGCACCGCTGTCGAGGGGGCTGAGCCGTCCAAGCGCGAGGGCCTGATCTTCAAGCGGCACGCCGCCCGGGTCGACGTTTCCGAGCTTTGA
- a CDS encoding TFIIB-type zinc ribbon-containing protein: protein MPLLMCPNDDAPMQTLERSGVQFDMCPTCRGVWLDRGELEKLMSAATDEGRASVPQQPAPQPYVQPAPPPHTQPWGSQPSYRDDRRPEPRYRDDDDYRYKKKKRDSIFDIFD from the coding sequence ATGCCCCTGTTGATGTGCCCCAACGACGATGCGCCGATGCAGACGCTGGAACGCTCCGGCGTCCAATTCGACATGTGCCCGACCTGCCGGGGCGTCTGGCTGGATCGCGGCGAGCTGGAAAAGCTGATGAGCGCCGCGACCGACGAAGGCCGCGCCTCCGTGCCCCAGCAGCCCGCGCCCCAGCCGTACGTCCAGCCCGCGCCGCCGCCCCATACCCAGCCCTGGGGGAGCCAGCCGTCCTATCGCGACGACCGCCGGCCCGAGCCGCGCTATCGCGATGACGACGACTATCGCTACAAGAAAAAGAAGCGCGACAGCATCTTCGACATCTTCGACTGA
- a CDS encoding GNAT family N-acetyltransferase — protein sequence MSAGSDLTLALLEAIHAQAFDGPTTGRAWSQADFAALVGQPGVFVLGDARGFILIRVVADEAEILTLAVRPEARRLGLGRSLIQAAAAMAAGLGASCLLLEVAQDNLAARALYDRTGFQAAGRRPRYYARAEGPAIDALILVLNLDPTLP from the coding sequence ATGAGCGCGGGGTCGGATCTGACGCTGGCCCTTCTGGAGGCGATCCATGCCCAGGCCTTTGACGGCCCGACGACGGGCCGAGCCTGGTCCCAGGCGGACTTCGCCGCCCTGGTCGGTCAGCCGGGGGTCTTCGTTCTGGGTGACGCGCGGGGTTTCATCCTGATTCGCGTGGTCGCCGACGAGGCCGAGATACTGACCCTGGCGGTCCGTCCGGAGGCGCGCCGCCTGGGTCTGGGCCGCAGTCTGATCCAGGCGGCCGCAGCCATGGCCGCCGGGCTGGGTGCGAGCTGCCTGCTGCTGGAGGTGGCACAAGACAATCTGGCTGCCCGCGCCCTTTACGACCGCACCGGGTTCCAGGCCGCCGGTCGCAGGCCCCGATACTATGCCCGCGCCGAGGGCCCGGCGATCGATGCCCTGATTCTGGTTCTCAACTTGGACCCGACGCTTCCCTAG